Within the Emticicia oligotrophica DSM 17448 genome, the region TTATAGCTAAACTTAAAGAATTTAGCCCTCCAATTTCCTTATTTCTCCACTTCAATCACTAACTTTGAATTTTAATCAAAAAAAGTTCAAATGTCAGTAATTATTTCTCCAATTTCCGAAAGTTTAAAAACTTTTCTCGAAACAAAAAGTTATTCTAAAATCATAGTATTGACCGATACAAATACAAAGCGTTTTTGTTATCCAGTTATCAAAGATTCTTTACCGAAACACACGGTGATTACTGTAAAAAATGGTGAAGAACACAAGAACTTACAAACCTGTGAAGTAATCTGGTCGGCCATGACTGAGGCTCAACTTGACCGTCATGCTTTGATGATAAATTTAGGTGGAGGTGTAATTGGCGATATGGGAGGCTTTTGTGCCGCAACTTACAAACGTGGTATTGATTTTATTCAAATTCCTACCACTTTGCTTTCGCAAGTAGATGCCAGCGTAGGAGGGAAATTAGGAATTGATTTTCAGGGTTTCAAAAATCATTTAGGTGTTTTTACATTACCCAATGCCGTTTTAATTGACCCTGTATTTTTAGAAACGCTTTCGGAAAGAGAAAAACGTTCTGGTTTTGCTGAAATCTTGAAACATTGCTTGATTCAAGATGGCGATAAATGGCAGGTGATAAGAAAAAGAGATTTAGCCGACCAAGACCTGCCAGATTTAATTGCTCATTCGGTTGAAATTAAGAAAAAAGTTGTTGAGCAAGACCCAACCGAAAAAGGTTTACGTAAAATTCTGAACTTCGGACATACGCTAGGGCATGCAGTAGAAACATTTTTTCTACCAAAAGGCAAAAAAAAGTTACTTCATGGCGAAGCCATTGCAACCGGAATGGTCTGCGAGTCGTATATAGCTTATGAAAGGGGTTTGATTGATGAAAAAACACTCGAACAAATTGAAGAATTTATATTTTCGATATACGGAAAAGTAGAAATGGATGCTGCTGATTTTGATACAATCATTGCATTAACTCAGCAGGATAAAAAGAATAAAGGAAAAGAGGTGAGATTTTCGTTGATTAATGCCGCAGGTAGTTGCTTATATGATATAGTAGTGACAAAAAATGAAATGAAAAAAGCCTTAGAATATTACAAAGGCTGATGAAGAAATGGGTGTAGAAAAATAATTGAATGTTTGCTACCGAAGATGGAAGGCAAAGAGGCGAGATAAAGCAACAAAAACTTGATTTTTTAGAAGAAATTAATTAGTTTTGAATATACTGCAATGGTAGGCTGCTTTCCATTGAGATATTTGTAAGTAGTTGATAGAAAGTCTTTTCATGGTTTTTCCATGGTTTGAAAATCATTTTGTTTAAAAATCAATTCAATTTATAAGCCTTATGAAAAAATTCTATTTATTGTCTGCACTCATTGTTTTAGCATTATCAAGCTGTAATTCTATCAAACTTATGGTCGATAACGATTATAGTTATGAGACCGACTTCACAAAATATCGCACTTACAATTTTCTTAACTGCGAGATTGATACTTCATTTGTATGTACCGAAATTCAAGATGCTATTCGTCGTCAGATGAAAGCTCGTGGCTACAAGGTAGTTGCCGAAGACCCAGGCCTTTTGGTAAGCTACAGTATCATCCGTGACCGTGTAGACTATAAAGGGTATTTCCAACCATCTCTTGAACGTTGGGTGAATCGTTTCGATGGTGATGATACTTATAAAATTCAAAATTTTCATTTTGGCGGTGGAATGATTTTAGTATCACTTTTGGATGCTGAAACGAGTCGACTCATTTGGCGAGGTTATGCTTCGGGGGTATTCAATAAACAGGTGAATAAACCCATAAACTACTATCGCAGCATTGTTCGAAATATTTTCGACCAATACCCACTTTTTGCTGCGGGCGAAAAACCACGTAGGTTAGAAGATTTATAGTAGTCTCTACTATCGCTCATTTCTAATGCTTTTGATATTTACTATCAAAAATAAAGGAATAAAAAAACCGTAAATCAAGATGAAGAAACTACTATTATTTATCATAACAGGGGTTTTAATGAGTAGTTGTATGAGAGTATTTGTAGAAAATGATTACCGCTACTCAACTCAGTTTAAGAAATATAAAACCTACGCTTTTGTTGATTGTGAACGTGATACGAATATTCTGTGTGAAGATGTACAACAGGCAATTCAGTATCAGATGCGTGCTCGTGGTTATGAGTTTAACGCTCAAAAACCCAATATTTTTGTCAATTTTTCAATTTATTATGACCGTCTGAAATACAAGGGCTACGAACAACCTGCACTTGTAAGTTGGGTTTCAACCGAAGACGATAGTTATTTGTATAAACCTGTAAAATACGAATTAGGAAAAGGCACACTCATGATTTCAATGATTGAGGCCGAAACTAGCGAAGTTGTTTGGCGTGGGTATGCTACAGGTATTTTTAATAAAGCATCTTCAAAGAAAAATTATTTTAAGAGTATTGTACGAAATATCTTTGACCAGTATCCACTTTTCGCAACCAACGAAAAGTCTATTAGTTTTAGGGAAAATAGCCGCTATTGAATATCTTAGCGGCTATTACTCAAATATTTTTAGAAAAGAATGCTAACAGTTTACGGAATTCCAAATTGTGATACAGTAAAAAAAGCCCTTACTTGGCTCAAAGACCATAACATTGCTTTCGAGTTTCATGATTATAAAAAGAAAGGTATCACGCCCGAGAAACTCGAAGAATGGCTTACTCAGGTTCCTTACGATAAACTTGTCAATCGAGCAGGCACTACATTCAAAAAACTCACCGAAGAAGAAAAAGCAAACATTACAGATAATGCTTCTGCAATTGCATTGATGCTTGAAAAGACTTCAGTTATTAAACGTCCAATTGTAGAATCAGATAAGATTTTAGCAATGGGATTTAAGGCTGAAGATTATGAAGAAGTATTTGGTTAAATGCCGTACTTCTCCACTCTTCTATAAAGAGCCTGTCGAGTGAGTCCCATTTCTCTTGCTGCTTCAGTGATATTTCCATTGAATTTTTTCAATGTCTTAATAATCAGCATCTTCTCTACTTCTTCCAATTGGTAAGTTTGGTCGAATGAAGGTGCTGTTTCTTGTCTAGCCTCAAAGAAAAAATCTTCAGGCTGAAGAGCTGCTCCTTGCGAAAGGATAACGGCACGCTCAACGGCGTGTTGAAGTTCACGCACATTGCCTGCCCAATGATAGCGTTGCAACTGTTTGGCCAAGTTAGCACTGATACTATTTACTGGACGATTGTATTTCTTTCGATAAATTTTCAAGAAATGTTCGGCTAGAGGAATAATATCTTCGGGGCGTTCACGGAGTGGTGGGAGTTTTATTTCAATAGTATTGATTCTGTACAATAAATCTTGTCGGAATGTACGTTGACCAACTCTGTCATAGATGGGTTCGTTGGTAGCACAAATCAATCGAATATCAATATTTTTAGGTTTGTTTGAACCTACTTTCGTAACATTTCTATTTTGCAAAACGGTTAAAAGTTTGGCTTGTAATGGAAGAGGAATATTGCCAATTTCATCTAAAAATATTGTTCCTCCATTAGCTTCCTCAAATCTTCCTGCACGGTCTTCTCGGGCATCAGTAAATGCCCCTTTTACGTGCCCAAAAAGCTCACTTTCAAATAAAGTTTCTGAAATTGCACCTAAATCTGAATGTACGAATGGCATTTCCGCACGATTAGATTTTTCGTGTATCAATCTGGCAATGAGGTCTTTGCCCGTTCCGTTTTCTCCCAAAATTAAAATATTGGCATCAGTATTGGCTACTCGCTCAATAGTTTCGAAAATTTTAAGCATAGCTTGGCTACTCCCAATAATTTGTGTAGAGGATGTGCTTTTTTTTGTATTAGTTACTGGTAATTTTTCACCAAGTTTTTCTTGTCGAATTTCATACGCCGATTGCATCGTTTCGAGCAGTTTGGTGTTTTCCCAAGGCTTCAAAACAAAATCTACGGCCCCTACTTTGATTGCTCGTACGGCCATTTCTACATCACCATAAGCTGTGAAAAGTACTACCGAAATGTTGGGGTCAATATCTAAAATTCGGTCGAGCCATTCAAAACCTTCTTTGCCAGTATTTACATCACGCGTGAAGTTCATGTCGAGCAAGACTACATCGTATTGTCCGTTATTAATTAAAAATGGAATTCTTTCGGGGTTTTTCTCAATATCTACTTGGCTAAAGTGGCGTTTTAAGAATAACTTAGCTGCACTTAGTACATCAACATCATCATCAATTATTAAGAGTTTCGACATAGTTTTATAGGTTTTTAGCTATCAGCCATTGGCTTTTAGCGAGAAAGACATTGAAATTGTCACAGAATGAGTTTTGTTTCAAAAGAAACTTCAATAATGCTTGTTTGATTACGAATGTAATTAATTCAGCTATTAATTTTTGATATAAAAATAACTAAATGATAAGAACTAATAGCCAAATGTTTATTTAATCTACGGCAAAAATTATTCCGTTACTTGTTCCTACTAATTTACTTTTGCTAATTGTTTGATAATTAGGCGGTTGTGAGATAATTTAATTTTTAGATGAAAAACCTGTAAGATATATTCCGTCCGACAACGTACAAAGTATGTCCGAAAACGGACAGTTTAAAATAAATAATATTTTGTAAGTATCTGATAATGAATGCTTTGTGTTTTTGGCATAGCTTTGGAATGTTGTAGATGTAAATACTTTTAAAGATATACAAATAAGTATTTTTCGAGAATTTAGTATTTTAATAAAATTTAATAGTTGCAAGAACAATAAGCTTTAAGAACTAAAAGCCTAAATTAAAACAATGGACAGACAGATACAGAAAAAGTTTTGGAATACACAACGTATAGCAATGATTAGCGGAGGTGCGTTATTAACCATCTTTTTGGTGTGGCAATTCGCCTTTGCTGATAAACGTTCAAAACTCAATGTTGAAAAAGATAAACTTACGGTATCGACAGTTACCCAAGGTGATTTCGATGAATTTATTGTAGTAACTGGCGTTGTCTTGCCATTGAAAACCATTCGTTTGGATGCCATCGTAGGAGGTTATGTAAAAGAAAAAGTAGTTGATGGTGGAAATATGGTGAAACAAGGACAAGTAATTTTGAAGCTTGAAAATCAAAATTTAAAACTTAGTTTCTTGCAATCAGAAACAGAGGCGAGCCGATTGGTAAATGACCTCCAAAATACACGTCAACGATTGAAAGTTGAAAAGTTTACGATTCGCCAAACAATTAATGACCTCGATTATCAAATTGACCAAGCAAAAGACTTATACGATAGAAATAAAAAGCTCAATAATGATAAAGTAATTGCGGAGTCAGAATTCTTGAAGTCGAAACGTGACTATGAAAAATTAATGAAACAACGTGAAATCACGTTCGAGTCCTCAAAATATCAAGAAGAAAATGCCACAATGCAAATAAAGCAATTGGAAGGAACGCTTGAAAGAACGCAAAAAAATGTTCAATTATGGCGTGAAACGCTCGAAAACTTAGTAGTGAAAGCTCCAGTTGGCGGTTTACTTTCAAGCATTGATGTAGAAGTGGGCTCAAATATTAATCAAGGGCAAAATATCGGACAAATTGATGATTTGAATGGTTTTAAGATGCGTGTGGATATTGATGAGCATTATATTTCAAGAATTTTTGCTGGCCTAGGAGGTTCTTTTGAGTTCAATGGAAAAGATTATGCTCTAGAAATTACGAAAATTTATCCAGAAGTTCGCAATGGCCGTTTTCAAGTAGATATGATTTTTTCTAAGGGTGTTCCAGAAGGAATCAAACGTGGACAATCATCACCCATTCGTTTAGAATTAGGCAAAGCAACCAAAGCAATACTTTTACCAGTAGGAGGTTTCTTCTCAGATACTGGCGGAAACTGGGTGTATGTTTTAGATAAATCGGGCAAAAAAGCATCTAAACGTAAGATTACATTAGGCCGTAAAAATCCAGAATATTTTGAAGTTTTGGAAGGCTTACAAGTAGGCGAACAGGTAATTACAAGTTCATACGAAAACTTTGGAGAAAACGAAGTTTTGAGCTTCTAGCGTACGACTATTGGCAAATTTACAGTTAAGTTTAAATAATTTGAAACAAAAATAAGGCAAAAAGCAAAGAGGTATATCGCCCCAAGCTAATAGCCAAAAGCTAATAAAATGATAAAAACTACCAACCTTCAGAAAGTATTTACAACTGAGGAAGTTGAAACAACTGCCCTCAACGGAATTTCGATTGAAATAAAAGATGGTGAATTTGTAGCCATTATGGGGCCATCTGGCTGTGGTAAGTCAACATTACTAAATATCTTGGGCTTGCTTGATAATCCATCGGGTGGAAGCTATGATTTTTATGGCAATGAAGTAGCTACTATGTCGGAGCGTCAGCGTGCTTCGCTTCGTAAAGGGTCTATCGGATTCGTATTTCAAAGTTTCAATTTGATTGATGAATTAACAGTTTACGAAAACGTTGAACTTCCATTGTTATATTTAAAGACTCCTGCTGACGAACGTAAGCAAAAAGTAGAAACCGCTCTCGAGCGTATGAACATGATGCACCGACGAAACCATTTTCCACAACAACTTTCGGGTGGTCAGCAGCAGCGTGTAGCCATCGCTCGTGCGGTAGTAGCCAAGCCAAAAATGATTTTAGCCGATGAGCCTACTGGTAATTTAGATTCATCAAATGGCGAAGAAGTAATGAAGCTTTTGCAAGAACTTAACAATGAGGGCACAACGATAGTAATGGTTACGCACTCACCTTATGATGCAGGTTTCTCGCACCGCGTTATCAATTTGTTTGATGGAAAAGTAGTTACCGAAAACTTCCATGTATAGAATAGCTTTAGGCTATTAGCTTTTAGCTATTGATTTGAGTTTACTTCAACTAATTTATAACTGCTCTTTAGCTAGTTTGCTAAAAGCTAATTGCCATTGACTAAATATGTTATTTAATTATATAAAAATTGCATTTCGAAACCTCATTCGAAACAAAGTATATAGCTTCATCAATATTGTTGGTTTGGCTATGGGTATATCGGCATTTTTATTTATTCTAGAATACATTAGCCTTGAGAAAAGTGTGAATAAATTTCATGCGAACCTACCCAACATCTATCGTTTGCTTAATCAGAATCCTCAGGGGGTAACTTGGGCCGATATGGAGCCGGGTTGGGCTCTGAAAGCAAAAGAGAGTTTTCCGGAGGTAAAAGATTTCTGCCGTTTTGAGCAAGGTGTAACCAAAGGAGTAGTAAAACGTGCCAATAGCAGAAGCGAACCATTTAGAGAAGCGGGTATTGGTTTTGCTGAAGGAAATTTCTTTGAGTTCTTTAGTTTTCCTCTATTAGAAGGTAATGCGAAATCATTGGCGAAGCCCAATGTAGTTTTTATTTCTGAATCAAGTGCGAAGAAATATTTTGGAAAGGAAAACCCTATGGGGCAAATACTCATACTTGATAATCAGTTCGGTAACGCATCTTATACGGTTGAAGGTGTATTTGCTGATATGCTTGATAACTCAGATATTCGATATGATATGGTGTTTTCGCTCGAAACACTTAAAAATCCAGCCAATCTGAAGGATAATAGTTGGGCGAGATTGGATAATTTAGATTCCCAGTACATTAGTACGTACTTTCTACTTAATGAGGGCGTAAATGTGAAAAATTTTGAGAAGAAACTCACAAATCTTCGCCAAAAATTAGGTAAAGAAAATGATGGAGTGATTTTTAGATTACAAGCCTTAGCGAATATTCATTTAGGAGAATCTTTTTCCGATACCCTCCGAACAACAGGTAATATTAAATATGTGTATATGTTAGGCGGAATTGCCTTTCTGATACTTATTATTGCTTGGTTTAATTACATCAATATTTCAACAGCTAATTCATTAAAACGTGCCAACGAGATTGGGGTAAGAAAAGTAATAGGGGCTAAACAGTCTGATTTACTCAAACAATTTTTGGCAGAATCATTACTTACAAACCTCTTAGGTTTTGGGGTATCGCTTTTATTGGTTATTATTCTACAGCCAGTATTTAATGATTTAATTGAAAAAAAGCTTTCATTTACGACTCTTCAATTTTCAAAAGATTGGATGATAGGTGTTGGACTATTGGCTTTGGGTTCAATTGGTTCGGGTGTACTAACTGCTTATTTTCTATCTTCGTTTAGCCCAGTAGAAACACTGAAAGGAAAATTTAATAAGTATTCGAAAGGGGTATTACTTCGTAAATCATTGGTTGTTTCACAGTTTGCAATTTCAATCATCTTGATTTTAGCAACTTGTATAATTTATCGACAACTGCAATTCATGCAGCAAAAAGATTTAGGTATGAATGTTAGTCAACTCTTGGTGATAAGAGGTGCAGAAGTTGGTAAAGATAGTACTTATAAAACTCGTAAAGACGCATTTATTAATACTATTTCGCAGCAAAGCTATGTAAAAGATTATGCACTTTCGGGTAGCGTGCCGAGTAGTTGGTATAATTTCATGACTACTGGTCTTACTCAACCTAATTCGAAGCAAGGAGATGAACAAAAGACCTATGCTTTTGCAATTATCGGTGATAGATATTTACAAACCTATGGAATAAAATTAAAAGTGGGCAGAAATTTCACGCACGATGAATGTGATGTTGAATGGAATCAGAATAGTAAAGTGATGTTGAATGAAAGTGCAGTTGAGGCTTTAGGTTTCAAGACTCCAGAAGAGGCTATTCGAACAAAAATTCAATGGGATGAGCGTGTGCTTGAAGTAATAGGTGTAGTAAAAGATTATAATCACATGGGTGTTCAGCGAGCAATTGACCCAGTGATATTCTATCCACAAAATAGTAGTTCATACTTTACGCTTAAGCTTTCTTCTAACGAAATTCAATCAAAAGTAGCAAGTTTAGAGAAAATCTATAAGACTTATTTTGAGGGAAATCCGTACGAATACTTCTTTGTGGATGATAATTTTAATCGACAATACCTTTCTGAAGAGCAATATACTAAAATCTTTACAACTGCCTCGGTTTGGGCAATTATCATCGCTTGCTTAGGTCTTTTTGGCTTAGCCACTTTCACCGCTGAAAGCAGAACTAAAGAAATTGGCGTGCGAAAGGTTTTAGGGGCTTCGGTGGTGAGTATCATTACGCTTTTATCAAAAGATTTCCTTAAGTTGGTGTTTATTGCTATTGTGGTAGCCAGCCCTATAGCATACTATTTTATGAATCAATGGCTGCAAGACTTTGCTTATAAGGCTGAAATCTCATGGTGGCTGTTTGCCATTGGAGGGGGCGTTGCCGTAATCATTGCTTTATTTACGGTGAGTTTTCAAGCCATTAAGGCCGCCCTGCTGAATCCTGTAAAATCACTCAAGACGGAATAAACTTCCGTAGAGACAAGCCATAGCCTATCTACACATTAAAAAATACAAAATTATGATACGCAATTACTTTAAAACAGCTTGGAGAAATCTCCTCAAAAATAAAACCTTTAGCTCTATTAATATTATTGGGTTGGCAGTGAGTATGTCGGTATGTTTATTAATACTTTCAATCATTGCTGAGCAAAAGAGTTATGACCAATTCCATCAAAATAAAGACCGAATCTATCGTATTTTATCTACTAGAAAGAATAATAGTCAGATGAAGGATATGGCTTCATCGGCGTTACCGTTGGGTGAAGAATTACGCAAGAATTATACAGGGGTAGACGCATCGGCAAGCTTAGTAAGAAACATTGGAGGAGATATTTTTTATAATGATAAAATAGCTTCAGGTGGTGGATATTTTACAGATGGTAATTTATTTAAAATATTAGATTTTAAGCTGGCTGCTGGTGATGCTGCAACTGCTTTGGAAAATCCTCGCTCATTAGTCATTAGCGAAGAGCTTGCCTCCCAACTGTTTTATAATGAGAATCCGATTGGGAAAATCGTTAATTTCAAAAATACCGATTTGAGTCCAACAGGGATAGACAACGGAAACAGAGAAACAGAATATGGACTTTTTACGATTACAGGTGTTTTGAAACCCGTTGAAGGTAAAACACATCTTCCATTCAAAATATTGGCTTCACTTAGCACGCTTAATGCACTTGCTAAAGATTCGATAGTAAATTATAAGATGAATGACTGGGGTAATATTTGGTCAAATTATACCTATGTATTGATGCAAAAAGGGAAAAGTGAGGCCGATTTACAACAAATTTTAAATAAGGTATCCGATAAATATTTCCCAAAGGGCGAAACAAATCAATATGCGTTTAAGGCTCAATCTATTACCGAAATTACTCCAGGTAGTGCTATTGGAAATGAAACGCACATTTCAATACCCAAAATAGTCTTAGTGATTCTAGGCGTATTATGTTTAATAGTAATGTTATCGGCCTGTTTAAATTACACTAATCTTTCGGTGGCAAGGTCATTGACTCGAGCTAAAGAGGTGGGGGTAAGAAAAGTTTCAGGGGCCACTCGTAATCAAATATTTGGACAGTTTATTGCTGAATCTGTATTAATATCATTGGTTTCATTGGTTTTTTCTATTGTTATTTTGTTTGTTCTTCAATCACTTTTCGCAAACTTGGTTGTTAACAAATACCTAAACATTACATTTTCTCAGAATATTTCTCTTTACTTAATATTTATTGCCTTTAGTATTTTAGTAGGTGTTGTAGCGGGTATTTTACCATCTATTTATATTTCGGCTTTCAACCCAATTCAGATTTTAAAAAACTTTAGTGGTGTAAAAATCTTCAAGCGTCTTACAATCCGTAAAGCCTTGCTAGTCGTACAATTTTCGGTTTCATTGATTTTTATTATTTCAACAACATTAATCTACCTTCAAACAGACCGAATTTTCAATTTTGATTATGGTTTTAATAAAGAAAATGTAGTAAACGTAAATCTCTATAAACAAGAAAACTATAAGCGATTTGCCCAAGCTATTGCTACAAATAAAGATGTTGTATCTGTTTCGGCTTGTATGTTTTTGCCAGCTACTGGTATGCAAAATGGCACAATTATAAAGAAATCTGATAGTCCGAAAGATAGTTTACAAGTTAATTTTATTGATATAGATGCTAAGTGCGTAGATGTATGGGGATTGAAACTTGTGGCGGGTAAAAACCTACCTGAGATTCCAAGTACTAATGGCGAAAAATATACACTTATCAATGAGAAAATGGTGAGTAATTTTAAGTTAGGAACTCCTAAGCAGGCAATCGGCCAACGTATTTTGGTAGATGGCAATAACTTAGAAATTGTGGGTGTTGTAAAAGACTTTCAGTACCTCGATGTTATGCGTGCTATCGAGCCTCTGATGCTCCGTAATCGTCAATCAGAATTTAATTTCGCAACTATCAGAATCAACGGAAATAACCAAACAGAAACGCTTAAATTCCTTGAAGCTACTTGGAAAAAGGTAAATCCAATGACAAGGTTTGAATATGAGTTTTTCGACCAAGAATTATTACTAATTCATACAATGTTTAGCAATATAGCCAATGTATTAGGTTTCATCGCATTCTTGGCTGTTTTCATTTCTTGCTTGGGTTTGCTTGGTATGGCCGCCTACACCGCCGAAACTCGTCGTAAAGAAATGGGCATCAGAAAAGTTTTAGGCTCAGGTGTGTTTCAGATAATTATGTTGTTATCAAAAAGCTATATGATTTTGCTTGGAGTTGCCGTGTTTATTGCTACCCCATTGGCTTATTTTATTAATACTTTATGGCTTGATTTCTTTGTCTCAAGGGTTTCAATAAGTCCTGCCGTAATAGGCTTTAGTATATTTATTTTATTGCTGATAAGTATTTTAACGGTAATTTCTCAGTCTTGGCGAGCAGCTAGGGTAAACCCAGTAGAGTCATTGAAAACGGAATAATATCTTGGTAATTATTACAAATACATCAGTTTCCCAGTAAACAATCAAAAAACCATGATACGCAATTATTTAAAAATCGCTTGGAGAAATATTTTGAAGAATAAGTTATATAGCTTTATCAATATTTTTGGTCTAGCTATTGGTCTTACCTGTTTTTTGTTGATAACACTTTATGTTGTTGATGAACTTAGTTATGACCGTCAGTTTAAAGATGCAGAGCGAATTTATCGTATCAATTCTGATATTAAGTTTGGAGGAGCTGAGCAACGAATGGCAGTGAGTTCTGACCCATTTGGGGCAATACTAAAAAAAGATTATGCGGAGGTTGAGCAGTATGTTCGCCTTTATGCCAATAATAGTCGTAGATTTATCAAAAAAGGTAATGAATTTTTGGTTGAAAATAATTGCTTGCACGCAGATTCTACACTTTTAGATGTTTTTCCTTTGAATATCATAGAAGGTGATTCGAGAAGGATTTTGACTGAACCTAACACGCTTGTTATTAGTCAAACCGCTGCTAAAAAATATTTTGGAAATGCTTCAGCTTTGGGTAAAACATTGACAATAGGAATCAATAACCCTATTGAATATAAAATTACAGCGGTTTATGAAGATATGCCTTCTAATATCCATTTTCAGACTGATATGTTTTTCCCATTCAAGAATATCAATGATTATAAATTTGATAATTTCTTGAATCATAATTTTTATACTTATATAAAACTTCGAAAAGGAGTTGATTATAAGGAGTTTGAAAAGAAATTTGATGTAGTGATTGATAAGTATATTTTACCACAAGCAAAGGTGTTCATGGATATTAATAGCATGGAAGACTTCAAAAAAGGTGGTAATTATTTGAAATATTCACTTACGCCGCTGTTGGATATTCACTTAAAATCTGACCGAATTTACGAGCTAAGTCCCAACGGCGATATTCAATATGTGTATATTTTTTCAGTAGTAGCCTTGTTTTTATTACTGATTGCGTGTATAAACTTTATGAATTTAAGTACGGCTCGTTCGGCCAATCGTGCCAAAGAAGTAGGAATTCGTAAGGTAATGGGTACCCAACGAAATAGTCTTATTATACAATTTATGTCAGAGTCTGTACTTACTAGCTATTTAGCTTTTATGATTGCTCTTACAATTGCTATTTTGTTGATTCCCTACTTTAATGATATTGCAGGAAAACAATTTACTATTCAGTCGCTTTTTCAGGTACAATATCTACCGTTTTTAATTCTTTTACCTATGGCTGTTGGAGTTTTGGCGGGCTATTATCCTTCGTTTTTCTTGTCATCTTTCCGTCCTATCGAGGTATTGAAAAGTAAACTTAATGCCAATTACCGTCGTTCAAACTTTCGAAATACTTTAGTTACATTTCAATTTGTCACCTCGTTGGTTTTGGTTATTTCAACCTTTATCATTTATCGTCAACTCAATTATATTCAAAATAAAAACTTGGGTTTCTCGAAAGACCAAATTTTAGTGGTCACGGGCACTTCTTCCTTAC harbors:
- a CDS encoding ArsC family reductase, whose protein sequence is MLTVYGIPNCDTVKKALTWLKDHNIAFEFHDYKKKGITPEKLEEWLTQVPYDKLVNRAGTTFKKLTEEEKANITDNASAIALMLEKTSVIKRPIVESDKILAMGFKAEDYEEVFG
- a CDS encoding efflux RND transporter periplasmic adaptor subunit is translated as MDRQIQKKFWNTQRIAMISGGALLTIFLVWQFAFADKRSKLNVEKDKLTVSTVTQGDFDEFIVVTGVVLPLKTIRLDAIVGGYVKEKVVDGGNMVKQGQVILKLENQNLKLSFLQSETEASRLVNDLQNTRQRLKVEKFTIRQTINDLDYQIDQAKDLYDRNKKLNNDKVIAESEFLKSKRDYEKLMKQREITFESSKYQEENATMQIKQLEGTLERTQKNVQLWRETLENLVVKAPVGGLLSSIDVEVGSNINQGQNIGQIDDLNGFKMRVDIDEHYISRIFAGLGGSFEFNGKDYALEITKIYPEVRNGRFQVDMIFSKGVPEGIKRGQSSPIRLELGKATKAILLPVGGFFSDTGGNWVYVLDKSGKKASKRKITLGRKNPEYFEVLEGLQVGEQVITSSYENFGENEVLSF
- a CDS encoding DUF4136 domain-containing protein, with protein sequence MKKFYLLSALIVLALSSCNSIKLMVDNDYSYETDFTKYRTYNFLNCEIDTSFVCTEIQDAIRRQMKARGYKVVAEDPGLLVSYSIIRDRVDYKGYFQPSLERWVNRFDGDDTYKIQNFHFGGGMILVSLLDAETSRLIWRGYASGVFNKQVNKPINYYRSIVRNIFDQYPLFAAGEKPRRLEDL
- a CDS encoding DUF4136 domain-containing protein, producing MKKLLLFIITGVLMSSCMRVFVENDYRYSTQFKKYKTYAFVDCERDTNILCEDVQQAIQYQMRARGYEFNAQKPNIFVNFSIYYDRLKYKGYEQPALVSWVSTEDDSYLYKPVKYELGKGTLMISMIEAETSEVVWRGYATGIFNKASSKKNYFKSIVRNIFDQYPLFATNEKSISFRENSRY
- a CDS encoding ABC transporter ATP-binding protein, with protein sequence MIKTTNLQKVFTTEEVETTALNGISIEIKDGEFVAIMGPSGCGKSTLLNILGLLDNPSGGSYDFYGNEVATMSERQRASLRKGSIGFVFQSFNLIDELTVYENVELPLLYLKTPADERKQKVETALERMNMMHRRNHFPQQLSGGQQQRVAIARAVVAKPKMILADEPTGNLDSSNGEEVMKLLQELNNEGTTIVMVTHSPYDAGFSHRVINLFDGKVVTENFHV
- a CDS encoding sigma-54-dependent transcriptional regulator, with the translated sequence MSKLLIIDDDVDVLSAAKLFLKRHFSQVDIEKNPERIPFLINNGQYDVVLLDMNFTRDVNTGKEGFEWLDRILDIDPNISVVLFTAYGDVEMAVRAIKVGAVDFVLKPWENTKLLETMQSAYEIRQEKLGEKLPVTNTKKSTSSTQIIGSSQAMLKIFETIERVANTDANILILGENGTGKDLIARLIHEKSNRAEMPFVHSDLGAISETLFESELFGHVKGAFTDAREDRAGRFEEANGGTIFLDEIGNIPLPLQAKLLTVLQNRNVTKVGSNKPKNIDIRLICATNEPIYDRVGQRTFRQDLLYRINTIEIKLPPLRERPEDIIPLAEHFLKIYRKKYNRPVNSISANLAKQLQRYHWAGNVRELQHAVERAVILSQGAALQPEDFFFEARQETAPSFDQTYQLEEVEKMLIIKTLKKFNGNITEAAREMGLTRQALYRRVEKYGI
- the aroB gene encoding 3-dehydroquinate synthase codes for the protein MSVIISPISESLKTFLETKSYSKIIVLTDTNTKRFCYPVIKDSLPKHTVITVKNGEEHKNLQTCEVIWSAMTEAQLDRHALMINLGGGVIGDMGGFCAATYKRGIDFIQIPTTLLSQVDASVGGKLGIDFQGFKNHLGVFTLPNAVLIDPVFLETLSEREKRSGFAEILKHCLIQDGDKWQVIRKRDLADQDLPDLIAHSVEIKKKVVEQDPTEKGLRKILNFGHTLGHAVETFFLPKGKKKLLHGEAIATGMVCESYIAYERGLIDEKTLEQIEEFIFSIYGKVEMDAADFDTIIALTQQDKKNKGKEVRFSLINAAGSCLYDIVVTKNEMKKALEYYKG